Proteins encoded in a region of the Pelobates fuscus isolate aPelFus1 chromosome 11, aPelFus1.pri, whole genome shotgun sequence genome:
- the H6PD gene encoding GDH/6PGL endoplasmic bifunctional protein, which translates to MLLRALCCCVFFSTAVVLCAGGKGHISIVLLGATGDLAKKYLWQGFFQLYVNEVSRRHSFSFHGAALTPPEKGAELMFNVLKSLSCPVDITPDRCALLKDQFLKLSHYKQLKTAENYTALHLDIQKSLADEGLHEAGRLFYLSVPPFAYADIAKNINASCRPLPGAWLRVVLEKPFGHDYESAKSLAAELQTYFQEEEIYRVDHYLGKPTVEQILPFRLSNLKHLDPIWNRHHVERVEIVMKETLDAKGRISFYEEYGVIRDVIQNHLTEILASVAMEVPRNLSSSEDILRAKLSLLDSLHKLDLGSAVAGQYQDYLAQVKEEIETQPNFFTNTKTFAAVLVHVDNVRWEGVPFLLLSGKALDERTAFVRVVFKDNAFCVQKQSNQDPLRNSCKPKQIIFHIGHGEIGSPAILVSQGLFKPNVNPSKWQRATELPSIQVFGQPLSDYYVYHPIVEKDAYSVLISNIYRGKKDSFITTKNLLASWSFWTPLLESLEHESPRVYPGGTGNEQLLDFVIEDGSLRFVTDENLEVLSVAPKINVFSTTQSSFLGNSMVSDWAESLIQTLGQDIQNAAEESIKSSGDFHLALSGGSSPLALFQRLSRHHHGFPWKHTHLWLVDERCVPFTESDSNFGNIEKHLLQHVRIPYVNIHPMPVQRNQRLCAVEDMGNQTYAEDIFALVGNASFDFVLLGLGNDGHTASIFPGKEDGIYGRSTVLLTESPQKPHQRMSLSLPLINKAQKVAVLVLGKGKHEILTLISRAEKTPKKWPIHGVNPTPGKLVWYIDYETLLR; encoded by the exons ATGCTGCTAAGAGCTCTTTGCTGCTGCGTGTTTTTTAGCACTGCTGTTGTTCTCTGCGCTGGAGGAAAGGGGCACATATCTATAGTTCTTCTGGGGGCTACAGGGGATCTAGCTAAAAAGTACTTATGGCAGGGTTTTTTCCAGCTTTACGTCAATGAAGTTTCTAGAAGGCACAGCTTCAGCTTTCATGGAGCTGCATTGACCCCTCCAGAGAAAGGTGCAGAATTAATGTTCAATGTGCTGAAGTCTCTCAGCTGTCCTGTGGACATCACCCCAGACAGATGTGCCTTGTTAAAGGACCAGTTTTTGAAGCTTAGTCACTACAAGCAGCTGAAAACTGCAGAGAATTACACAGCACTTCACCTGGATATCCAGAAATCGCTGGCCGATGAGGGGCTACATGAAGCCGGGAGACTGTTTTACCTCTCTGTGCCACCTTTTGCCTATGCCGATATTGCTAAGAACATCAATGCCAGCTGTAGGCCACTTCCTGGAGCTTGGCTTCGCGTGGTGCTAGAGAAACCCTTCGGACATGACTATGAATCTGCAAAGTCATTGGCCGCTGAGCTTCAAACCTATTTCCAGGAGGAAGAGATCTACCGAGTTGATCATTATCTTGGAAAACCG ACGGTTGAACAGATTCTTCCATTCCGGCTCAGCAACCTGAAGCATCTTGATCCAATCTGGAACCGACATCATGTGGAGAGAGTAGAGATTGTGATGAAAGAGACACTGGATGCAAAAG GTCGGATTAGTTTCTATGAGGAATACGGTGTTATTCGTGATGTCATCCAAAACCACCTAACGGAAATTCTTGCATCTGTTGCCATGGAAGTTCCACGCAACCTCAGCAGCTCGGAAGATATCCTCAGAGCAAAGCTCAGTCTACTGGATTCTTTACACAAACTCGACCTGGGCAGTGCGGTGGCCGGCCAGTATCAGGATTACCTAGCACAGGTGAAGGAGGAGATCGAGACACAGCCAAATTTTTTCACCAATACAAAGACCTTTGCTG CTGTGCTGGTCCATGTTGATAATGTGCGATGGGAAGGCGTCCCGTTTCTCCTGTTATCAGGCAAGGCTCTGGACGAGAGGACTGCATTTGTGCGTGTGGTTTTCAAAGACAATGCCTTCTGTGTACAAAAACAATCAAATCAGGATCCTCTAAGAAACTCGTGTAAACCCAAACAGATTATTTTCCATATTGGACACggagaaataggctcccctgctATCCTAGTCAGTCAGGGACTTTTCAAACCTAATGTTAACCCCAGCAAATGGCAAAGAGCAACAGAGCTCCCCTCGATCCAGGTGTTTGGACAACCTCTGTCTGATTATTATGTGTACCATCCCATTGTAGAGAAAGATGCCTACTCAGTGCTAATATCCAATATATATAGAGGGAAAAAGGACTCCTTCATCACAACCAAAAATTTGCTGGCGTCCTGGAGTTTCTGGACTCCACTTCTGGAGAGTCTGGAGCATGAGTCGCCCCGGGTATATCCTGGAGGTACAGGGAATGAGCAGTTGCTAGATTTTGTGATTGAAGATGGGAGTTTAAGGTTTGTCACCGATGAGAATCTTGAAGTGTTGAGTGTGGCACCAAAGATTAATGTGTTTTCCACTACCCAATCTTCTTTTCTTGGTAATTCTATGGTGTCTGACTGGGCTGAGTCGCTAATACAGACTCTCGGACAAGATATTCAGAATGCAGCTGAAGAGTCCATAAAAAGTTCAGGGGACTTCCATTTAGCGCTGTCTGGTGGATCTAGTCCTTTAGCTTTGTTTCAGAGGTTGTCCAGACATCATCATGGTTTCCCGTGGAAGCATACTCACTTATGGTTGGTAGATGAACGATGTGTACCCTTCACTGAGTCAGACTCTAATTTTGGcaacattgaaaaacatcttcttCAGCATGTGCGAATTCCATACGTAAATATTCACCCAATGCCAGTTCAAAGGAACCAGCGGCTCTGTGCCGTAGAAGACATGGGCAACCAAACATACGCAGAAGATATTTTTGCTCTAGTAGGCAATGCCAGCTTTGATTTTGTGCTTCTAGGCCTGGGCAACGATGGCCACACAGCTTCCATTTTTCCAGGGAAGGAAGATGGTATTTATGGAAGGTCTACGGTGTTACTTACAGAAAGTCCACAAAAACCTCACCAGAGAATGAGTCTTAGTCTCCCACTCATCAATAAAGCTCAGAAAGTTGCTGTTTTGGTATTGGGAAAAGGAAAGCATGAAATTCTAACTCTTATCAGTAGAGCAGAGAAAACCCCCAAAAAGTGGCCTATTCATGGGGTGAATCCCACACCTGGGAAGTTAGTTTGGTATATAGATTATGAAACTCTGTTGAGGTAA